tatatatatatatatatatatatatatatatatatatatatatatatatatatatatatatatatatatatatatatatatatatatatatatatatatgtaaatgaatatatatatatgtatatataaatatatatacatatatatatgcatatgtatataaatacatttatatatatatatatatatatatatatatataaatatatacatatatatatgaatatatatatatatatatatatatatatatatatatatatatatatatatataacaatcctccatgACGTGGCCTCAAATcttggtcactccgggtatgagatcggagggccagtactaaaccatctttcatatatataaatcattatatctgacttcggtttcgaatttctaaatcaatttccactgagtgcccatggggagtgtgtgtaaaacctcactatcattaatcatggatgagtagataggtaatgtctatggagcgagttagatcctagttgcacactccttttagtgggtcgttaggcatggttggtttagtactatacatatctacatatgtatactatatatgtatatatatatgtatatatttattcatatataatatatatatatatatatatatatatatatatatatatatatatatatatatatatatatatatatatatatatatatatatatatatatatttatttatttatttatatatgcacagacacacgcacacgcacacacagtatatatatatatatatatatatatatatatatatatatatatatatatatatacatacatacatataaatacacattcaagGTGTCTCAAAAGTCATTATCTGTTACATGAAATAATGGAAAAAGGTGATACATAAAAACATTGGTAGTTGCCATGTGGAACACTAAAAATGTTTTTCACAAATCCAATTTTTTCTTAAAGTAGATTGTGACTTTTgagacaccatatatatatatatatatataatacatatatatatatatatatatatatatatatatatatatatacttacactcaTACACAAGTGCAtgtcatatgtacatgtatatatcggtatgtatatatttatgtatgtatatatgttggtgtgtgtgtatatttatgtgtataaatatatatttaaatatatataagtgtgtgtgtgtgtattagtgtttctgtgtatatttatatgtatatgttaaatctTCACATATATTACTTAGGTACCAAAACcaggaaatataatataatgtgaacCTACATATGCAGAAaagacttgaatatatatatatatatatatatatatatatatatatatagagagagagagagagagagagagagagagagagagagagaatacgaggggTGAGTTTCCTCATTTGCAACTGCAGACATCATCAGTCATGTCATTCAATGCCTctgaaggaaaggagacagacagatatagttgCTTATGTCATTTTAATGGTCCTGAAGGGATTTGGTCAGGTGTTTaagcttatttatgtatatctatattttcacaaatatatgtatataatcatatatatatatatatatatatatatatatatatatatatatatatatagacctatatatatacaaaagatatttacatatatatgtatatgtatatatgtaaatgtatatacataattatatatgtgtgtgcatatatgtacatatatatatatatatatatatatatatatatatatatatatatatatatatatgtatatgtcagtatatatacatacatatgaatgtatatgtatacatataaatgtatatatatatatatatatatatatatatatatatatatatatatatatatacacatatatatgtagatgtatatatatatatatattatatatacatatatatatatatatatatatatatatatatatatatatatatatatatacatatatatatatatatatatatatatatatatatatatatatatatatatatatatatatatatatatatatatgcatatatatttatatatacatatatatatatatatatatatatatatatatatatatatatatatatatgcatatatatttatatacacatatatgtatatatatatatataatatatatatatgtatatatatatatatatatatatatatatatatatatatatatatatatgcatatatatttatatatacattcttgcatacatataaattatatatatatatatatatatatatatatatatatatatatatatatatatatacatgtatatatgtatatatgtgtgtgtatatatttatatatacatatttatatatatacatatatatttatatatatatatatatatatatatatatatatatatatatatatatgtgtgtgtgtgtgtgtgtgtgtgtgtgtgtgtgtgtgtgagtgggttatACTtacatgctaaaaaaaaaaaatcttactcatAATATTTTATGATGACAAAGTGGTGGTAAAAAGTGGTATGTACCCAGCTGTTATTGGTATCCCTGCTCATTATATACATTTCAAGTTACCTAAGTCCTAAGTAAATTCCATGGTAACAATGATTTCTGACAATTGAACCAAACtgaaaatagaataatagaagTTTTGAAATGTCTCAGTACGTGAAGCATGATTGGGTTCATGACCACCAGAGATCGGAGCACTCTGGATTCAttcctatataaacacacacacacacacatatgtatatatatatatatatatatatatatatatatatatatatatatatatatatattataaagatatatatatatacatataatcatatattgatacataaaaatataaattatattatatatattatacatatatattatatatatgtatatctatgtatgtatgtacatatattcatatatatgtatatacatgtgtatgtaggcCAGTAAATGAAtaattgtttatatgaatatatgtaaatgtttatacaattatacacacatacacacacacatgcacacacactatatatgtaaatatatatatatatatatatatatatatatatatatatatatatatatatatattcatatgtatgtatatatatatatatatatatatatatatatatatatatatatatatatatatatattcatgcatgtagaaatatgtaaataaattaatatacacttatacatgtgtgtatgtatatatataagaatatatatatatatatatatatatatatatatatatatatatatatatatatatatatatatatatatatatatatatgtgtgtgtgtatgtgtgtgtgtttgtatatttctatatatacatgtatatatatgtgaacatgtatgaatctgtatatatatagaaatatttatataaatgcatataaaaggTATATTAAAATTCTTTTTTTACTACTTTACTATTGTAATTTGATTCATTTAAATAAGAGTCTATGATAGCTTTTATAATTTTACCATTACTAATGCTGTTAATTTagtcttgtcttttattttattttcacaggAAATGcagtcatgtatcttttttttcaatttaccaTTTACAGGGTGCTGATGTGTTTCATCACCGACTGGATGCCTTTGGCCCCATTCATGGATGAGGAAATATTTAGCAGAGAAGTCATTGTCAAAGAAGAGCTCAATGATATCACTGAAGAGACATGTCTAGAAATTAAGGAGGAACCAATTGATTATGCAgttaaggagagagatgaagtaagCGATGTAAAAGTGAAACATAATTGTCGTTTCTTTCCTAATCTTCATGACCTAAGACATGAAGCAAATGCAAAGGTCTTGTGTAACTTTGTTCAGGGTCATAATGACTTGTTAAATGTGCCATTTGTGGCTGAGGACTGTGGGAACAAGTGTTTATCAGATGGGGATCAGGCAATACACAAGGAAAGTCTTGAGGATGCACAACTAAAAGTGAAAGCCACATTGAGTCGTTTTGTATGTGAGGTGTGTGGTAAGAAATTTTCtcataaaagtaatatcaatattcatatgagAGTCcacacaaaggagaagccatacagCTGTGATATATGCAAAAAGGCATTCTCACAGATAAGTGATCTGACAAGAcatatgagagtacatacaaaggaaaagccatacagctgtgagatttgcGACAAGGCCTTCACACAGAAAAGTGATCTAGGAAAGCATATGAGAgttcatacaaaggagaagccatacaaCTGTGAGATTTGCAAGAAGGCATTCTCACAGATAAATGATCTAACAAGGcatatgagagtacatacaaaagaaaagccatacagctgtgagatttgcGACAAGGCCTTCACACAGAAAAGTGATCTAGCAAAGCATATGAGAGTAcacacaaaggagaagccatacagctgtgagatttgcaatAAAGCCATTTCACAGAAAAGTAATCTAGTGAGCCATATGAGAATTCATACTTAACACTTTTTAGATGTTAAGGCTTTATTGCAAATACCACAGTTGAAATGCTCGACTGTGATATTTGCAATAAAGACTTAACATCTAAAAAGTGTTAAGTAGAGTAGTTTTATAATCAAATTATCAAGTAAAGGAATTTTTTTAGTTTGCCTTTTCATATGGATCTTGCATTGTTGTAGTAATGAACAGAAATATGCATTGACTGTGCAGTTTGTTTTTGCAAgaatctaataattataattgataataataatcacaaaatccTTAAAAATTATAcattatcataatggaaaaatttgttaaaggtaaatagttttgacccagcggactcgaactggaacttgtgGAGGTGAGACGCACAGTCTTGTGGTAATTTTGCTTTTGGGTTATACTTTAGCTGTAAGTTTGTACTCTGTTttcaacatgattatatgatatataatatgtaatgtgcTGTATTTGGAATGAGATATTCTGTTGATTTGGTGTCTAAAAGGTGACCGgtgtttgggtgatgcccagagtgttcaCTTGTGATATGtcaaaagttttctttttcttttgtgcatCAATGACGTTGCCTTTTTATAGTGATTGAATTGCTTGAGCTGCCCAATTATTTAAATAGTGTTAATTGAAAATGTAACgtttcaaattcatttttttttattttttttataatacttgtTGGCAGTTGCCAGAGTGTAATTCATTTCTTAATAATACATTATAAGCATCTACTAATGTttcatatttccacactcttgttgcatcctttgagttattcaatGGTGATTGAAATATATTAAGTGTATGGATACAGAATTTAAGACATGAAAAGTAGACTAATAGTCTGAAATTACTCAAAATTAAATTCTCATTAGAACCAGATAAACAAATTATTTGTAATTTGACTTTATACAGTAATAAGTGTTATAGCATGATTTAATGTTAAGTAAGTGAAGgttgagaacaaattagaaatcaTGAGACActtgaaagataataattatcctttgataagaatgttaaagatttgaactTAACCTGAGAAGTTCACAATTAAGTTTACTCTTTACCCGTTTTGATTAATGCCCTAGTTGAGTAAAGGCAACTCTCtattaagagagatttagttgagcgaggaacttgattgtaacaaaaGGATCTAACAAAGTATATCAGAGTACATACAAAGCAAAGCCATATAGCTGTGAGATTTGCAATAAGGCCTTCTCACAGAAAATAAATCTAATGAGCCATATGAGCACATACAGAGTACTATTTGAGAGTACATATGAATGTTCCCACAACCTGAAACTCAGCATAATTGCCATCAGGTCCACAGCTGTGTCCTGCTCAATGTAGGGCATCactcctaccttggacctcagctctCACctgctaattttgcatggtcttttcttctgctttccttttccttctcttcttcattccttctgtTCATTTATCCTAATCTTTAACTAAATTTTACCCTTTTCACAATACTttgtcataatgctgtgtgaccttcATCTGGCACAtatgtttgttttgattattggCCATACTGGAAATGCTCAAACATCCCTTTGTGAATGGAAAAACTTTTTACCCTGGGGCTTCACCCCAAAGCCACaccctattgctatatttttAATGTGATGCTAGTGACCCTTGATGTTAATGctgcagaaaattttcaataaaagaataaatattgatattattatcaac
This Penaeus chinensis breed Huanghai No. 1 unplaced genomic scaffold, ASM1920278v2 CTG_4899, whole genome shotgun sequence DNA region includes the following protein-coding sequences:
- the LOC125024791 gene encoding zinc finger protein OZF-like, producing MTVVSYKYQQLRPYIRLPICASFFLSVGVGQQRHRAKQAIIFNHKWVLMCFITDWMPLAPFMDEEIFSREVIVKEELNDITEETCLEIKEEPIDYAVKERDEVSDVKVKHNCRFFPNLHDLRHEANAKVLCNFVQGHNDLLNVPFVAEDCGNKCLSDGDQAIHKESLEDAQLKVKATLSRFVCEVCGKKFSHKSNINIHMRVHTKEKPYSCDICKKAFSQISDLTRHMRVHTKEKPYSCEICDKAFTQKSDLGKHMRVHTKEKPYNCEICKKAFSQINDLTRHMRVHTKEKPYSCEICDKAFTQKSDLAKHMRVHTKEKPYSCPQLCPAQCRASLLPWTSALTC